From the genome of Papaver somniferum cultivar HN1 chromosome 2, ASM357369v1, whole genome shotgun sequence, one region includes:
- the LOC113348137 gene encoding cytochrome B5-like protein produces MMIIIATVILGILYGAYLLMPQGRKPGKVVAVKSNAKESKLYTREEIALHNKRTDCWIIIKNKVFDVTPYVEEHPGGDAILVHAGDDSTEGFYGPQHGTRVFDLIDDFCIGELQQ; encoded by the exons ATGATGATAATTATAGCAACAGTGATATTGGGCATTTTATATGGAGCTTATCTTTTGATGCCGCAAGGGCGTAAACCCG GTAAAGTCGTAGCGGTCAAGTCGAATGCTAAG GAGTCCAAACTGTACACGCGTGAGGAAATCGCTTTACACAACAAGAGGACAGATTGTTGGATTATCATCAAAAACAAG GTATTCGATGTTACTCCTTATGTGGAGGAACATCCAGGAGGTGATGCCATTCTGGTGCACGCCGGAGATGATTCAACTGAAGGATTTTACGG GCCACAGCATGGTACCCGTGTTTTCGACTTGATTGATGATTTTTGCATTGGAGAGTTGCAACAATAA